ATCAGTCATACTATAACTGTCATACATTCACCCAGATGTGCATTTTAATACCTGAGTATCCAGTGACCATCATAAACTAAGGGCCCTGTCCTGCAATCAAGCTCAGCTCATTTTAGCAGGACCCCTGGAGGCTTCAGGGTTTCCTCGCAGACAACTCACTGCAAGCTCATAGTTTACAGGATTCAAGGCCACAGTCCAGAGGAAAGCACCTTGCCTTGGTAAGTTCTGGACAGGCTGCACCAGTGGGCTattgtatgaggttcaacaaggcaaagtgctgggtcctgcacttgggccacaacaaccccatgcaacgctacaggcttggggaagagtgtcTGGAAAACTCAGCGGAAAAGGAGCTGggggggtgctgactgatggctgctgaacatgagccaccagtgtgcccaggcagccaagaaggccaaagacatcctggcctgtaccagcaatagtgtggccagcaggaccaggaaAGGGATTGTCACCCTTTACTTGGCACTGCTGAGGCCGCatctcaaatcctgtgttcagttctgggcccctcactaaaagacagacattgagatgcaggagcaggtccagagaagggcaacaaagctggtgaagggtctggagactaagtcttatgaggaaaggctgagggaactgggtgttgtttagtctggagaagactcagaggggaccttattgctctctacagctacctgaaagaaggatggagaagaggtggctggtctcttctcccaagtaagacacaataggacaagaggtaacagcctcaagacGCACTAGAGGAGAtttagactgggtattaggaaaaatttgaCAGAGAGGGTGATtgggcattggaacaggctgcccagggaagcggtgGAATCACCGTCActggaagtattcaaaaaaTGCTTAGATGAGgccttcagtgacatggtttagtagttaacttggcagtcctgggacaATGTTTGGactgaatgatcttaaaggtattttccaacctagctgattctgtgaagtTTACTGATTTCAATTGTGTAACTGCTGGTAGTCAACTGTAGAAATTAGATGGAAGGGAAAAGTATTAAATCTAATACTGCCTTTGTAGAATAATCAGTCTCTATTATAGTCAGGCTGAAGCATCTTGAAGAGGTCCCTGAACGGCAATGGCTTCAATCTCAACTCGGGCACCCTGTGAGAAAACAATGAAGAAACATATTAACAATTTAATGTATCTATTTAATGAAGCAACTGGATGTATAACACAACCTTGTAACAACAGAGTGATATTTAAGGGAGGTTATACTGCTGACAGTGGTATTACTAATTTAGCAATGTTAGGTAATTTTGAAAAAACACTTTACTCTTACTTAAgtatcatagaattatagaacagttagggttggaaaggaccttaagaccatctagttccaaccccctgccatggacagggacacctcacactaaaccatgtcacccaaggctttgtccaacctggccttcaacactgccaggcatggagcattcacaacttccctgggcaacccatttcagtgcctcaccaccctcacagtaaagagcttcctccttatatccaatttaaacttctcctgtttaagttttaagccattaccccttgccctatcactacagtccctgacaaagactccctccccagcatccctataggcccccttcagatactggaaggctgctatgaggtccccacgcagccttctcttctccaggctgaacagccccaacttcctcagcctgtcttcataccaTTCATACacctggaggtgctccagccccctgatcatcctcgttgccctcctctggacttctagTATTGTAGCCATCTTCATAAAGAAATGTATCTCTCATATTCAGATCTCATATAATGTGTAGGAATAAGACTGGTATACTTAGAAAAAATCTAAAGACTTAAAGagtctttattaaaataatgacaATTGAAGCTGTTCCAGAATAAGAACAACTGTCAGAATGTTTCAGATGTAaggcatttcagaaaaatcttttttttttgtaggcaGAAAAGGCACTTACTTTGGGCAAAGCAGCAACCTGATAGGCTGCTCTGGCTGGGAAGTTTGtcttgaaaactgtaatttaaatAGAAACATCCATCAATCACCTAACTTTACCTGATGAAACACAGTTCAAAGTATTTGCATAAAATGCAGACATTAGAACAGTTTCAGGTTCAAGGCTACAAGACAAATAATCTTCTGTGGCAGCTACTGGTTCCccttggtttttatttttttctggtcacTGACTGCTCTAACATCTCAGCAAGCTACCACCACTCATCAGAAGCCACCTACGGCTGTGATATAGTGGCCAGTGCTAACCTGCCCTGCTGTCACTGCATGGCCTTGACATCAACTtggctgaaaaagaaagattaaatcaGAATGGTGATCACCCAATTACAAACACCAGGGAGCGGGTGAGGGCTCTCTCACAGAaagagcaagagagagaaacagGTTCCTGCCAAAAAAGTAATGAGCAAGGATCCCTGATGTGCATAAAGTCAACAGGGGGCCAGCCTTACTCATGGACCATAACCAAGTCTTCAtttccttccagagagggcccatgttTTCCCTGGTATTCCTTTTACCATCCATATACCTAGAGAAGTTTATAATGCTTGCTCTTGATGTCCCTGACTATATTTAATTCTCTCAGGGCTTTAGTTTTTCTAACCCTACCTTTGGCTGCTTGGACAATTTCTTTGCATTCCTCCCAGGcaacctgtccttgcttccaccctctgtaggctttctttttgtctttgattCTGGCCTGGAGCTCCTTGTTCATTCACACAGGCCTCCTGGCATTTTTGCCTGGCTTCTTCTTTGTCAGGCTGCATCAGTCCTAAGCTTGGATCCCCGAGTACTAACCATATTGCGGACAATGCAGCAGAGGCAAGAGATATGGAAGATCAACCTGTAGGGACAGCCGGAGTTGATCTTCACGTGACACCGAGTTAGTGGGATGGTAGGACACCAATCCACACGAAGTGAGGCTGTGCTTGATCTGGTGTTtgcaaattattatttatttttaatgttatattTCTACTGGAATCTCAAAGCATCTGGAACTATATCATGTCAGTCATTAAAACACTTTCCTTAATGTGAGTATAATTTGTTCCACAAGCCATACTGgtaaaagagaaacaaaagagttACTTACACTGCTTGTAAATATCATTAATATCATTGAAGTCCTTCATATCTGCCATCAAAACTGTAGTCTTCACAACTAGAAATTACAGAATTCCAGTTATTTTACTCCTCTGACTTGTCTACAGAAGTTGAAAATCTCTTACTGTTATTTCATAAATTTCTTTCACATATTCTAAACAGTTGGAACATTTTTGCAAACAGGTATCGACCTTCAGAGCTACCACCTAGAGAACCACCTAAGAAGTCTGAATACCTAGTATACAACAAAACTTTAGGGAACTAGACCTTCCTGACCAGCTCTGAAAATATCTGGTTTAAATTTCATTCTAAGAGTCTAAATTTCTTCTAAGAGTCACAGAACTGATAAGCagatcaattaaaaaaaagctgttGTAAGCCAACTGTTGGCAATAAATTACATCATATAATATCTATTCCCAGAAGAAGTCCATAAAAGGCCTgaaaatatagattattttttttatccatGACTCCCCAAGCCACCATTAATCCTGGTTTGGCTCCATTATTAGTGTCCTCCCCCAAAAAAGTACTGAAATCACCTAGAATATTAACACCATAGATTCTGTAGTCAGTTGCACCCCTGGCTATATCTGAGCTTCCCCAGTTAGAGTTAAAATATTAGTACCATGGGCAAAAACTTTTGGTGAGAGGAAGCTTTCAATTGATACCCATCACAAAGACTTTCatgttgatttatttctttcagtttttaacCCAAGCTCATGAGAACTGCATGTTTAGcaaacagcttttttcttttttcttttttttttaaggtcactgtatttttttttgcttttaatccaGATAAAACCACTTGTTTGCCACCATCACAGCAGTACTTACCATTGCTGTAGTCACAGCCTGCAGCTTTCAGGATTTCTCCCATGTTTTTTAGAGCCTAgtgaaaaataagacaaaaatctTTCAACCATCAGCTGGGCTCTATTTAGGTAAATATGTAAATGTGAGTTGTAACTTGGCTACATCTATGTTATAGTATAAGTTCACCAAGCAAATCTTCAACAGTCCTCCACGGGTAAGCaaaatcagaaattaataaaagcaGCTTCCAATAATACACAAATATTAAAACATCTACTCACTGGAGCTGCATCATCAGCTTACAACCATCTCATCCTTTTACCTCACACCacctctttgctgctgcaggaacagaTGTTTCCCTGAGTCAAGCCAGGGTTTTTACTGAGGTCTGAACAAGAACATCattctttcctattttcctaCATGAAATACAGATTCGTCCGCTGAGCTCCAAGTGGTTTGGGTAGAAAATGATAGAATTAGGATGGAATTACTTCGTCCTGCTTTTCCCTCATCCTGGAGGGTATGCTCTCCAGGTCTCTTCAATTTCTCATAAGTCCATGTTGAATTAAGCACATGTCAACTCCATTACAAGTTCCTTGCTAGAATACATCTTACCTGCTTAGCTTCTTCTTTTGCCCCTCCAGAGACAAGCTGCCCAGTGGAAGGTTCTATACCTATCTGTCCTGCAATGTACATCGTCCGGTCTACCAGCACAGCTTGGCTGAAAACACAAGTGACATCTTAGGTTTAATGTTTCCCCATCAAAACATATAACTACGTGAAAGCACATTACACATTATCTTCAGCAGTTCATAATAATCTCAGAAAGACAGAGGttatgcacacacacatctgtACACAGATTCATACTTTCAATCTGTTTATACCTTTGGGAAAGCTGGCATCCATGGAAGTGCGTAGCTC
This sequence is a window from Lathamus discolor isolate bLatDis1 chromosome 2, bLatDis1.hap1, whole genome shotgun sequence. Protein-coding genes within it:
- the RIDA gene encoding 2-iminobutanoate/2-iminopropanoate deaminase, yielding MASIVKKIISTAKAPAALGPYSQAVLVDRTMYIAGQIGIEPSTGQLVSGGAKEEAKQALKNMGEILKAAGCDYSNVVKTTVLMADMKDFNDINDIYKQFFKTNFPARAAYQVAALPKGARVEIEAIAVQGPLQDASA